In Marinitoga hydrogenitolerans DSM 16785, a genomic segment contains:
- a CDS encoding GGDEF domain-containing protein: protein MVDHKYIKSLLFNGIISILLIILFPIQREIEPTKLLIVLIITFIADNINVKWKNKDRLVSNVPGFLIAYLYGSQYIFFASLITVLRIDYIKFLARIRKFFVYFSMYYLSYIIVNYLSINTYFKLFLFISLSKIFNSFLADIGKFDLKMFFVEYLFFLASLPSIYLYLISQNNIVKYYFLFQNLLFLGIYFFITKYLHEKEEEKIKNKRLKKFNEIMLEFSNLLYSYSIKVSKYAILNDAARFLNEKFGYNYVLISEIDYENDAINRIAYAGFSEKEFEKFKKRKIKASEIIKKVFKEQNKYGEVYFIPNIAEKLDKNDYFILEQNINAQNIYNKDYEWNKNDLLALVLKNKNNDIIGYISCDSPRDGLRPTEEDMLILSTLSKILSMILVHGEHFNEIRKLSEVDYLTELYNSSKLKKDLKLYEKEKKLISLAFIDLDNFKQINDKYGHLKGDSLLKEFSNILKTSIRNNDKAYRYGGDEFVIIFENINKFAAHRIIKRIKKNLHKTGIKFSVGIEDSSKTPISSLIKNADKKAYIAKNKGKNKIIH from the coding sequence ATGGTTGATCATAAATATATTAAAAGTTTACTTTTTAACGGCATAATTAGTATATTACTTATTATTCTATTTCCTATTCAACGGGAAATAGAACCAACAAAATTATTAATAGTATTAATAATAACGTTTATTGCTGATAACATTAACGTAAAATGGAAAAATAAAGATCGCCTTGTATCTAATGTTCCTGGATTTTTAATTGCTTATTTATACGGATCGCAATATATATTTTTTGCTTCTTTAATTACTGTTTTGAGAATTGACTATATAAAATTTTTGGCACGAATTAGAAAATTTTTTGTCTATTTTTCTATGTATTATTTGTCATACATAATTGTAAATTATTTATCCATTAATACATATTTTAAATTATTTTTATTTATATCTCTTTCAAAAATTTTCAATTCATTTCTTGCAGATATCGGCAAATTTGATTTAAAGATGTTTTTTGTAGAATATTTATTTTTTTTAGCTTCCTTGCCAAGTATATACTTATATTTAATTAGTCAAAATAACATAGTTAAATATTATTTTTTGTTTCAAAATTTATTGTTTTTAGGTATCTACTTTTTTATAACAAAATATTTACATGAAAAGGAAGAAGAAAAAATCAAAAATAAACGATTAAAAAAATTTAATGAAATTATGCTTGAATTTTCAAATTTATTATATTCATATTCTATAAAAGTCTCAAAATATGCAATCTTAAATGATGCTGCTCGATTTCTTAATGAAAAATTTGGTTACAACTATGTATTAATATCTGAAATTGATTATGAAAATGATGCTATTAATAGAATTGCTTATGCTGGTTTTTCTGAAAAAGAATTTGAAAAATTCAAAAAAAGAAAAATTAAAGCTTCTGAAATTATCAAAAAAGTTTTTAAAGAGCAAAACAAATATGGAGAAGTATATTTTATACCCAATATTGCAGAAAAACTAGATAAAAATGATTATTTTATTCTTGAACAAAATATAAATGCGCAAAATATATATAATAAAGATTATGAGTGGAATAAAAATGATTTATTAGCCTTAGTTTTAAAAAATAAAAATAATGATATAATTGGCTATATTTCATGTGATAGTCCAAGAGATGGATTACGGCCAACAGAAGAAGATATGTTAATATTATCAACTCTATCAAAAATACTTTCTATGATACTTGTTCACGGAGAACACTTTAATGAAATTAGAAAATTAAGTGAGGTTGATTATTTAACTGAACTATATAATTCTTCTAAACTAAAAAAAGATTTGAAGTTATATGAAAAGGAAAAAAAGCTAATATCTCTTGCCTTCATTGATCTTGATAACTTTAAACAGATCAATGATAAATATGGCCATTTGAAAGGTGATTCTCTTTTAAAAGAATTTTCAAATATTTTAAAGACCTCTATTAGAAATAATGACAAAGCTTATAGATATGGTGGAGATGAATTTGTTATTATTTTTGAAAATATAAATAAATTTGCCGCTCATAGAATTATAAAAAGAATTAAAAAAAATTTGCATAAAACTGGCATTAAGTTTAGTGTAGGGATTGAAGATAGCTCTAAAACTCCTATATCTTCACTTATAAAAAATGCTGATAAAAAAGCATATATTGCAAAAAACAAAGGCAAGAATAAAATAATACATTAA